Sequence from the Candidatus Alcyoniella australis genome:
TGGACCGCGGCGGCTGGCAGGTGCTGGCCTTGCTGACCTTCTACAACCCCACGGACCAGCCGATACAAATGCAGGTCGGGTTCCCGGTGACACTGCTGGGCGAGGGCTACGATGAGTTCGTGGTCCGACCGCCGGGCGAGAGCAATGCGTCGGTCGGCAAATTCGAGGTTTCCGTCAACGGCAAGCCCACAACGACCAGTGCGATCAAGGGCGAAGAGGTCACGGCCGGCGTCTATATGCAGGCCTGGGACAGCCTCTACGTGTTCGAGGTTGAGTTCGCCCCGCGCAGGCACACCGACATCCGCCACAGCTACACCGTGGGCGCGTCCGTCAGTTCGATGGGCGAGTCATGGCTGCCCTACGTGTTCCGAACCGGCGCGGGCTGGGCGGGAAACATCGAGGAGGCGGTGTTCGAATACCGCCTGTCGCCATCCAACAACCGCTGTTACCTGAGCCTGCTCTACGGCGAGCCGTTCGACGGTAGTGGCGCGGCCCTGGTCGGAGGCGGCCAAGGACGCACGAATAAAGTAGAGGGCCTGGACTACGACATCTGGTACTCCGCCGGGCCCCAGCGACGGCTGATCGTGACCTTTCGCAACATTGAGCCGCAACAGAACCTGACCCTGTATAGCCGCCATGCGCGGGGGGAGCTCGAGCTTGAGGGCTTGTTACAGGCACAGCAGCAAGGCCGCAACTGCGGGGAGTGTTTACAGCGCTTCGCCCTGGATCTGACAATCGACGACGAGCTGCTCGCGTGCTACGAACCGCAGCTGCTGATCAACCTGCTCTACGCACGCCGCGGCTACCATTTCTCCGACG
This genomic interval carries:
- a CDS encoding YARHG domain-containing protein, producing DRGGWQVLALLTFYNPTDQPIQMQVGFPVTLLGEGYDEFVVRPPGESNASVGKFEVSVNGKPTTTSAIKGEEVTAGVYMQAWDSLYVFEVEFAPRRHTDIRHSYTVGASVSSMGESWLPYVFRTGAGWAGNIEEAVFEYRLSPSNNRCYLSLLYGEPFDGSGAALVGGGQGRTNKVEGLDYDIWYSAGPQRRLIVTFRNIEPQQNLTLYSRHARGELELEGLLQAQQQGRNCGECLQRFALDLTIDDELLACYEPQLLINLLYARRGYHFSDEKMQELFYGSGFYLPSDEPFDRSWLSPEEQQAIKRLRNRLGGEPQAEAR